The Temnothorax longispinosus isolate EJ_2023e chromosome 4, Tlon_JGU_v1, whole genome shotgun sequence genome has a window encoding:
- the LOC139811597 gene encoding uncharacterized protein, with product MKKCQIISLLFFVALTLGTCYGELPKPGYTRTMLKVSRSLPGETEELKVRTSEGNVATLIIKRRDKLSFNDSKPAREDSNFILENKRNFSINAQNESVLNDEENEAKRKDEVRRLEEAQVEQIRATISRSSESKNKKPDIDRIDKKPASEKSQPISVIDYGSWTPLDAEGRALKLETPEEEEEYRNWKPLPVNLESTVEERTNYDRLGEAGLGSILFARNFQDRAQRNLELNDQGVANDGFHYMYIPHITSTRTNIGANLLKNRDGKAVPPEVTVRSEINVKTVPKRSPMSLDIDGTPVIHGTRVPDEPIDKVQTWRNARVINNKLITPEGSPTVTADPPVELFGDNAERQKFEKFFKDINRRYGRNYDEEARNVYFEWDPRNYKNEALKAEVYEPRNDHYRASVHKRMLHPDGVASYPISQRYTPESQTIAPVALKAGARAPVLQYAHPELGVQPAKILKNEKRRPDNFPENQHSFTEQRHKKKYVLNNKNIVDSYTTKNYYPNQHFYGLKRPYEPPFWVKISENLKNQFSTGVERVSQFTRPVIDPLVEATHKISQNLGLSKGKEAQDKIDTVASGTSILIPALGLVASGAALGIGAVAVGRYLDVDVLKRSNVDDADLEHKRALEAGAYLGTLEDESVRSNEATPQTLYILQNVPQDDKAGNEGTNSGESDGVFLVLEEDKRNAERIENRESKQVVDEADYVETHRRKKRSLDYLDIFKTDADMKNLVRSKRFQRKGADSISEIVEIDLPAGSDRVDIAEFLIPKKNKEKHLNKNAILIVEDSLKIPSENLQVDMLNQNGLKNAAASVNEDNGRRRNQRADGASFVLDRSQVLGSDLEKETTNRRRKRNVESDQELLDTLQNLENAEVAEVAHIPGDWTNTPCAKRIFCDTMIERGSDASVLMEKKMAALLRLIQPGAAIQVSSHFEEVMDAVRRHDCSSFLCPQARPGNVFL from the exons ATGAAGAAATGCCag attatctCTCTTCTGTTCTTCGTGGCCTTGACCCTTGGCACATGCTATGGCGAGTTACCCAAACCAGGCTATACCAGGACGATGTTGAAGGTCTCTCGCAGTCTTCCGGGTGAAACGGAAGAGCTGAAAGTGCGAACGAGCGAAGGCAACGTGGCCACTTTGATCATCAAGCGACGAGACAAATTATCGTTCAATGATTCAAAACCTGCTCGAGAAGattcgaattttatattagaaaataaaagaaatttttcgataaatgcACAGAATGAATCAGTGCTCAATGATGAGGAAAACGAAGCCAAAAGGAAGGATGAGGTTCGAAGACTCGAGGAAGCTCAAGTGGAACAGATCAGGGCGACGATCTCCAGATCTTCggaatcaaaaaataaaaagccgGACATCGATCGAATCGATAAGAAACCGGCATCTGAGAAAAGTCAACCTATCAGTGTAATCGATTATGGTAGTTGGACACCGTTGGACGCGGAGGGAAGAGCCTTGAAACTAGAGACGccggaagaagaggaggagtaTCGAAATTGGAAACCGTTGCCGGTAAACTTGGAGTCCACCGTCGAGGAGAGAACGAACTACGACAGGCTGGGCGAGGCTGGACTCGGCAGTATCCTGTTTGCCAGGAACTTCCAGGACCGAGCTCAGAGAAACCTCGAGCTTAACGATCAAGGTGTTGCGAACGATGGGTTtcattacatgtatatacctCATATAACGTCTACGAGGACAAATATTGGTGCCAACCTGTTGAAGAATCGAGATGGTAAAGCTGTACCTCCGGAGGTGACTGTTCGTTCGGAGATCAACGTGAAGACCGTGCCGAAGAGATCGCCTATGTCGCTGGACATCGACGGCACGCCGGTAATTCATGGTACGAGAGTGCCCGACGAGCCTATCGACAAGGTGCAGACCTGGCGAAACGCTCGAGTTATCAACAACAAGCTGATAACACCTGAAGGCAGTCCGACGGTTACCGCGGATCCTCCCGTTGAGCTTTTCGGTGATAACGCAGAAAGGCAGAAATTCGAGAAGTTCTTTAAGGATATTAATCGAAG GTACGGTCGTAATTACGACGAGGAAGCCCGCAACGTGTACTTCGAGTGGGATCCGAGAAATTACAAAAACGAAGCCTTGAAGGCTGAGGTGTACGAGCCACGTAACGACCATTACCGCGCGAGTGTCCACAAGAGGATGCTGCATCCGGACGGCGTCGCGAGCTACCCGATCTCTCAACGTTACACCCCCGAGAGTCAGACCATCGCGCCGGTGGCGCTGAAGGCCGGCGCCCGCGCGCCGGTTCTCCAGTACGCCCATCCGGAGCTGGGCGTGCAACCGGCTAAGATCCTGAAGAACGAGAAACGCCGACCGGACAATTTCCCGGAGAATCAACACTCGTTCACCGAGCAACGTCACAAGAAGAAGTACGTGCTGAACAATAAGAACATCGTGGACAGCTACACCACGAAGAACTACTATCCGAATCAGCACTTCTACGGCTTGAAACGACCGTACGAGCCGCCTTTCTGGGTGAAAATCTCAGAAAATCTGAAGAACCAGTTCTCCACCGGAGTCGAGAGGGTCTCGCAGTTTACTAGGCCGGTGATCGATCCTTTGGTGGAGGCTACTCACAAGATCTCGCAGAATCTCGGTCTGTCCAAGGGCAAGGAGGCTCAGGACAAGATCGACACGGTGGCGTCAGGTACCAGTATCCTAATACCGGCTCTAGGTCTCGTCGCATCTGGCGCCGCCCTCGGCATAGGCGCCGTGGCGGTCGGACGGTATCTCGATGTCGACGTTTTGAAACGATCAAACGTGGACGACGCCGATTTAGAGCACAAGCGCGCATTGGAAGCTGGAGCGTACTTAGGAACGCTCGAGGACGAGAGTGTAAGATCGAACGAAGCGACGCCGCAGACCCTGTACATTCTGCAAAACGTCCCCCAGGACGACAAAGCGGGAAACGAGGGCACGAACTCCGGGGAAAGCGACGGGGTCTTCTTGGTCCTGGAGGAGGACAAGCGTAACGCCGAGAGGATTGAAAATCGGGAGAGTAAACAGGTGGTGGACGAAGCTGATTACGTGGAGACTCATAGACGTAAAAAGAGAAGTCTCGACTATCTAGATATCTTTAAGACGGACGCCGACATGAAAAATCTGGTCCGCAGCAAGCGTTTCCAGAGGAAAGGGGCCGATTCCATCAGCGAGATCGTGGAAATTGATCTGCCTGCTGGCTCGGATCGCGTCGACATCGCCGAATTCCTAAttccaaagaaaaataaggagaAACACCTGAATAAAAATGCTATTCTAATTGTCGAAGACAGCTTGAAGATCCCATCAGAAAATCTTCAAGTAGATATGTTGAATCAGAACGGATTGAAAAACGCCGCGGCTTCGGTAAATGAAGATAATGGACGAAGAAGAAATCAGAGAGCCGACGGTGCTTCTTTCGTGTTGGACAGATCGCAAGTTCTCGGGAGTGATCTCGAGAAGGAAACAACAAACAGGAGACGAAAGCGAAATGTCGAAAGTGACCAGGAGCTTCTAGACACGTTGCAGAATCTGGAGAATGCGGAAGTCGCGGAAGTTGCTCACATACCGGGCGATTGGACAAATACGCCCTGCGCTAAGAGGATATTTTGCGACACGATGATCGAAAGAGGTTCCGATGCCTCGGTGCTAATGGAGAAAAAGATGGCAGCATTACTGAGACT AATCCAACCTGGAGCGGCCATACAGGTGTCCAGTCACTTCGAGGAGGTCATGGACGCTGTCAGAAGACACGATTGTTCCAGCTTCCTGTGCCCACAGGCAAGACCCGGCAACGTCTTTCTTTAA
- the LOC139811579 gene encoding uncharacterized protein: MWLHKIPMCRFLLLRFLIVGLTFSRTLKASEEIRETKVIFEETSSTTNQSVHETTTAIVSLLRPVIDSSNRELTSPTEARSRNDSNVFKPSKHLGEIEEPVVRTNPFNNVQPVRFDNNVHLDARHERFQNILQDASQGITSLLDEVTRSSRIKFQDDGVVQTSNIRHSFDDRQTVTESTRSQFEEGTVGHVFDQTFVQNVAKPEMQEIFGKTTTDHRSTGIYYDASRPPYAVNYYADQSQSDYQPTSQEAAIEVKRPESNGVMVVQQHESTYTRKRKFPYPFYQPGGEYHDVQFMEDPHSTIAYPRIGRPFPWKKIITLIGTFLPLGLLLATLKPNVIRIDNTTTQPSIVLSKLRSVDLPVEHKQARILDDQSIGCEDQSICELILAGGEPESNILQNILWNLATRTPDDVVKRNGQLREVFSAVKKKDCTAISC, translated from the exons ATGTGGTTGCATAAGATCCCCATGTGTCGCTTCCTCCTGCTTCGTTTTTTGATCGTCGGTCTTACGTTCTCGAGGACTCTCAAAGCGTCGGAAGAGATACGCGAAACGAAAGTCATCTTCGAGGAGACTTCCTCGACGACGAATCAATCCGTTCACGAAACAACGACGGCCATCGTTTCGTTATTAAGACCGGTCATCGACAGTTCTAATCGGGAATTAACATCACCGACCGAAGCCCGCTCTCGGAACGATTCCAACGTTTTTAAGCCTAGCAAGCATTTGGGCGAGATCGAGGAACCAGTTGTCCGGACGAACCCCTTCAACAATGTGCAGCCCGTGAGATTCGACAACAATGTTCACCTGGACGCGCGGCACGAGCGGTTTCAGAATATCCTTCAGGACGCGTCTCAAGGTATCACCAGTCTGCTGGACGAGGTGACGCGTTCGAGCAGAATTAAGTTCCAGGACGACGGCGTGGTGCAAACGTCAAACATCCGTCATTCCTTCGACGATCGGCAGACCGTTACGGAGAGTACGAGATCGCAGTTTGAGGAAGGTACCGTTGGCCACGTGTTCGATCAGACGTTCGTCCAAAACGTCGCGAAGCCGGAGATGCAGGAGATATTCGGGAAAACGACGACCGATCATCGATCGACCGGTATTTACTATGACGCCTCGAGGCCACCGTACGCCGTCAATTATTACGCCGATCAGAGTCAGAGTGATTATCAGCCGACGTCGCAGGAGGCCGCGATCGAGGTGAAGAGACCGGAGAGTAACGGTGTTATGGTAGTTCAGCAACACGAGTCAACTTACACGAGAAAGCGGAAGTTCCCCTATCCATTTTATCAACCGGGTGGCGAATATCACGATGTGCAATTTATGGAGGACCCACATTCGACTATCGCTTATCCGCGAATAGGAAG ACCGTTCCCTTGGAAGAAAATCATTACTCTAATTGGTACTTTCCTGCCGCTGGGTTTACTATTGGCGACGTTAAAGCCCAACGTCATACGGATCGATAACACGACAAC CCAGCCGAGCATCGTCCTCTCGAAGCTGCGATCTGTCGATCTGCCGGTCGAACACAAGCAGGCACGCATACTCGACGATCAGTCGATCGGTTGCGAGGATCAGTCTATCTGCGAGTTGATCTTAGCCGGCGGTGAGCCAGAGTCCAACATCCTCCAAAACATCCTATGGAACTTGGCCACCAG AACTCCGGACGACGTCGTAAAGAGAAATGGCCAGCTTCGTGAAGTGTTCAGCGCCGTCAAGAAGAAAGACTGTACGGCAATCAGCTGTTAA